The Alosa alosa isolate M-15738 ecotype Scorff River chromosome 11, AALO_Geno_1.1, whole genome shotgun sequence sequence CCTGCGCTGCCCAGCGGTGGCTCGGATGGAGCCCCGTGACGACAGCCCTGAGGGCTACCTGATCCACGGCGGCCGCACCCCCAACAACGAGCTGTCGCCGGCACTGTACGTCCTGAGCGTGGACAGCCGCGGCTGCAACCGCAAGCTGACCCTGCGCTGTGAGGAGAAGGAGCTGGTGGGGGAGGTTCCGAGCGCACGCTACGGCCACACGGCCAGCGTGGTGCACAGCCGCGGCAAGAGAGCCTGTGTGCTGTTTGGGGGGCGCTCGTATCGCCCGCCGGGCCAGAGGACCACCGAGACTTGGAATAGCGTGGTAGACTGCCCCCCGCAGGTGTTCCTTGTCGACCTGGAGTATGGCTGCTGCTCGGCCCACTACCTCCCCGAGCTTACTGATGGCCAGTCCTTCCACCTGGCGCTGAGCAGAGGAGACAGCGTTTACCTCCTGGGGGGCCACACGCTGTCGTCCGACTCAAGACCCCCACGCCTGTACCGCCTGCGCGTTGAGCTGCTACTGGGGAGCCCTAAGTTGTCCTGCGAGGTTCTTGACAACGGCCTGTCCATCACCAGTGCCATAGCGACGCGCTTGGACTCTGGGCACGAGTACGTCATCCTGGGCGGCTACCAGGCAGACCAGCAGAAGCAACTGCAGTGCTGCTCGGTGGTTCTGGACGAAACCGGGATCCACATAGACCCGCGTGAGGCACCCGCCTGGAACGGGGAGATCAGCGGCAGCCGGGTGTGGTTCGGGGGCAGCCTGGGGAAAGGCCATGCCCTCATTGCCGTCCCCGCCGAGGGAAACCCAGCGCCTGCCGACGCGTTCTACCTGTACCAGGTGAGCTTCAAACAGGAAGGAGGAGGCGAGGAGTTCACGCAGGGCTACAGCCAGGAGTCCACCGACATGGAGGACTCCACTCCACTGGAGGACTCCGAGGAGCTCTACTTTGGCCGCGACCCCCACGAGCTGGAGATGCTAGCCAGCGACGGTGAGGGTGACACGTACaacgaggaggatgaggaggacgagTCGCAGACGGGCTACTGGATCCGCTGTTGCTCCGGCTGCCAGGTGGACGGCAACACGTGGGAGCCCTTCTACTCCACGGAACTCACGCGGCCCGCCATGATATTCTGCTCCAAGGGCGAGGAAGGGCACTGGGTGCACGCCCAGTGCATGGAGCTGCCCGAACCCATCCTGGTgcgcctctcccagaacaacaGCAAGTACTTCTGCCCGGACCACGCCGGCCAGGGCCGCCAGGAGAGGACACCGCCACGTCAGGAGATGCCCGTCAAGCGCACACCCATGAAGACCCTCCACAGGAAGGCCCCTGTCAAGCTCAACATGACCCCCGCCAAGAAGAGCTTCCTGAGAAGGCTGTTCGACTGACCACCTGAAGGGCCCCTGATGGCTTCAGCCTTTGCCATGCAAACCATTGTGATGTTGCTCAGTATGTATTGATTGAATGTCTATGGACTCAAAGTGTATTGCTGAATCTTTAATAAAACATGATTTAACATGTATTTGACATGTTTTTTGTATTAaattgcattttatcattcaataaaatatttgtaaattgAAATCTCAAGGCTCAAAGGGCTTATTTTGATTaccttatttattattaattatgtttttttgagAGTGTGGATAAACCGAGTCTTAGTTTACCAAAAAATGCATACATTAATTTAAAGGAATAGTCTAACATgattgttgcacataacacagTAGAATGCATTTGACAAAAGTCATGTGTGGGTTTCAAATTCTTTATTTTCAGTTGCATCAATCAGAACACAACAAAAGTCTTGACATTATACATGCCATATCATACAGTCAGTAATTGCAGCAACAAATATTGAAAACAACTGTTATCAAAATGACAATTAATTAAACAGGAAATACAGAAGTTAATCAATAAATCATCTTATATTGATTACTGAATAACAGTAATACAGAAAATCAGAAATTAAAATGTCAAATGTAATGTCAAATTAGCTAAATGGATTTTTGCGCAATGTTTTTAAGATCAGCTGTCTTATGAAAAAATATGAAGTCTCAAAACAATATGTGACTTGTACTTGTAGATCAATtatgatgtgtgtatgagagagataaTACAATATACATCAATTAAGAATACAGAGATGTTTTCAGTGAAGACAGTGTAACATAATCTGAGATTTAAACCAGAGTTAAAACAACACATAAAAGAAGGTCTACAAAAGATTTTGTGTACACGTtacactgaaatgtgcatacgACATCTCAGACAGTAAAGACAAGGTAAAGGTCTTAAGCTAAGACAACTTTGGAGATGAGCGTGCTTTGGCATGGTGCCAGTTCTAGTGTCGACATGTGAGACTGCGTCAGTACCACTCAGGAAGTTACCTTCCCCCCGAAAAGCTAAGTGCCTCCTCAGGCTTTGTATGGCAATTGTAGTCTGGAGCTTTCCTTTACTGTGATTTAGTAGAAGGTCAATGTGTCCTTTTATTCTGAAATGGAGGTAGAATTGTTGCCACTCTCATACGCTGTGCCAGTGAGCGGAAATATATAGGGGTATTTCAAAGTCATCCATGCCCTATTGCTTTACCCCTGGAGCCAGATATATAGCTCTAAAGCAATCCTTTTCCCCAGCACCCCCAAAACTAAGACAATTTGAGTTTCCCTAATTCCATTTCGCCTCAGCCCAAGTGATAAATTAATACAGCTATCATAAATGTGGGCTCCCTTAACACAATTTCCTCCCGGTGACTTACAGCATTTTCATCTGTTTCCATAAATAATCCTTTTGTATAAattcatgaatgtgtcataacctTGCAATACAATAAACTCTCTCATATTTTATGTGAAGCCCAAGATAAAAAGTCTCAAAATCCTCCTCTTAAAAGCcgagggggagaaagggagtCTATTCCCTTCTGATCCAACCTTCAGCGTAAAGCAATTTATTTTGCATTTACAaacacagatggagagagcaagTGGAAGTCCCTTATAGTGACACAGAGGAAGTTATCTTAACTGTCTGGAACCTCTGAATGGAATATAAAGCTTATCATCATTTACTTTAAAGAAGCAGAATGTGTTCTATTGCATCGTTTAAATGTCTGAAATTAAAACCCATTGTTGAATACTGAACAAGAAATGTATCAAGACAGAAAGAATCCTGTGAACCCATTTCACAAATCACCAATAAAAATCCACATCGGCGCTAGAAGTCAACAACTGACTGAAGGCCCTTTCCTAACTACTACATATTTCATAGAAACTCAGACTATTAGAAGTCTGGAACCTCCAGTAACATATCACTGTCGTCCACAATCTCCTCTGGGTTTATAGTGGCCTGCAGGGCCTTGGCTGAGTTCTTATGGGCCTCCATAAACTTCTGCAGGTACTTGGATGTGTACAGCCAGTGGTGCTTGAGTACGTCTTCCAGCTCGAAGGTCTTGGACTGCCGGGCGTTCATTTTGCGGAAGCGTCGGAAGAGCTTGTTCCCGGACTCGTTGCCCTCGCTGGCCCAGGCGCCAATGGAGCCGTCGCGCTCCACGATCTCGGGCACGTGCGCCAGTGTCTTGTGCAGGTAGTTGGTGATCTTGCCGTCGTAGCGGTACTTGAAGGCGGTGGAGAGCAGCTCGGCGAAGCGCTGTGAGTTGAAGCTGTAGCGGCACAGCTGGTCTGGGCACTCACGGGCTGGCCAGGTGGAGCGCCACACGGGCTTCATCTGCAGATAGAGCCCCACGAGCTCGTGCAGCAGCTGCCGCCGATCCTCCGAGGGCACCAGttggcacaccacctccaccgcTTCAGCCGTCATCAGGCGCCGCGCGTAGTTGCCGTTCATGCGCATCACCGGCTTGAGCTTGAGCTTCTTGCGCAGCTGCTTGTCGAGCGCCGCGCGCCACCGCCGACGTTCCTCGCGGCCAGGCGGCGGGGAGTTGCCGTGGCGGGCGTGCATCTCGCCGATCTCGTCCTGGAAGATCTTGTAGAACTCGGTGGCGTTGCCGATGTCACAGTGCAGCGCGTCCAGCGTGGGCTGCGTCTCCATGAAGGCCTTGGCCGAGACGCCCTTGACGCGGTCGCGCAGCTCATCGGCCGACTCGGCGAAGGGGTTGGTGCGCCACAGCTCGTAGCGCTCGAGGTTCTCCTGGTGGCTGCGCGTGATGGTGTGCAGCACCATGTTGTGCGAGGCCTCGGCGCGCGTGGAGTCGCACAGCGTGCAGATGTAGGTGGAGCCGGACGCCTCCAGCCCCTCCATCTCACGCACCATCTTTTCGTCATAGCCCGTCCCCCGAAAGTGGAAACGGAAAGAGCGCGGCAGGCCGCCCAGCGACAGGATGAGGCGGCTCTCCTTCATGGCGTTCCGCTCAGCCACCACGGGGCCCAGGATGGCCGTGAGCGTCTCGTGGTCCGACTCGTCCACGAACATCAGGCACAGCGGCTTGCAGGAGAGCTCCGAGTTGGGCTTCATCTCGTGGAAAATGACCACCGGGGAGCTGGCTGGCTCATCGTCCTCGGGCTCCACCTGCGCCGACACCGACATGATGGTGAAGGAGAAGCGCACGGCCTTCTCGGGCAGCGGCGGCCCTCCGCCATGCTTCTCACTCACGTCGCCCATGCCGTCGCATGACTCCTTGATGGTGACGTTGAAGCCCGTCACTGAGCTGTCGTCCAGGCCCTGCTCCCTCAGGCCCTCCATCAGGTCCTCCTCCAGGTCCTTGAGCGCCGACACCAGGGCCACGTCGTAGCGGAAGCGCCGGGCGATGGTGTCCGCAGGCACGTCCTCCACCGAGCTCATCCAGCCCGAGAGCCCGTCCAGGATGCCCACGTCCCAGCTACTAGACACGGCCTTCAGAGCTGGCTGCCACTCGAAGGGGTGGAAGCCCGGCAGCAGCTCCTTCTCAGCGGCGCGCAGGGTATGCAGCGGCTGGAAGATTTGGCGCCCACTGGTGGCCTTGACGGTGCGGTACATCTTGTGGTACTGGCTGCAGCTGAGGAAGGTGTTGACCCTGATGGCAAGGCACACAGCAGGATGCAAACCATACCCCCTGCCTGTGTCagtaaacagagacagagaaacagagagcatGCTGGGTGAGAATGCAAGGCATGAGGGATGAAAAACattacagtgtgtatgtgtgtttgtgtgtgtgatttttatgcatacatgtatgtgaatgtatgtgagtgtgtgtgtgtgtgtgtgtttgtgcgtgtgtgtgtgtgtgtgtgtgtgtgtgtgtgtgtgtgtgtgtgtgtgtgtgtgtgtgtgtgtgtgtgtgtgtgtgtgagtgtgtagttttgtgtgtcagtgtgtctgtgtgagtgtttctgggtgtttgtgtatattttgtgactgtatatgtgtatgtgccttTTCAAttcatgcatatacacactgcatatctgtgcaaattatTCAATGTTGTGGTGATAACAGTGGCTCAGAGAGTGTCCTTTACACAGAGCTACATTTGTAATGATCATTACTGCTATAATAGGACGAGGGGTGAATCGGCGAAGCTGACAGAACTGATCTATTGGTTGAT is a genomic window containing:
- the rag2 gene encoding V(D)J recombination-activating protein 2, translated to MSLQPLSAVNCSSLLQPGCSLLQLDGDTLLFGQKGWPKRSCPTGIFGVRIKNNEFKLRPITFSNNSCYLPPLRCPAVARMEPRDDSPEGYLIHGGRTPNNELSPALYVLSVDSRGCNRKLTLRCEEKELVGEVPSARYGHTASVVHSRGKRACVLFGGRSYRPPGQRTTETWNSVVDCPPQVFLVDLEYGCCSAHYLPELTDGQSFHLALSRGDSVYLLGGHTLSSDSRPPRLYRLRVELLLGSPKLSCEVLDNGLSITSAIATRLDSGHEYVILGGYQADQQKQLQCCSVVLDETGIHIDPREAPAWNGEISGSRVWFGGSLGKGHALIAVPAEGNPAPADAFYLYQVSFKQEGGGEEFTQGYSQESTDMEDSTPLEDSEELYFGRDPHELEMLASDGEGDTYNEEDEEDESQTGYWIRCCSGCQVDGNTWEPFYSTELTRPAMIFCSKGEEGHWVHAQCMELPEPILVRLSQNNSKYFCPDHAGQGRQERTPPRQEMPVKRTPMKTLHRKAPVKLNMTPAKKSFLRRLFD
- the rag1 gene encoding V(D)J recombination-activating protein 1 — its product is MESRTNIPRYAMPDEVQHTYSKFSDWKFKLFRVRSMEKAPLPSEPPPNAAVPPKSQGDEDLGHPGSLMKLCLGGKSKENVEAASQRVDQKLQEMDTHMGCLKSLCRLCGMSLRKAKGPEHDVQDMLDESSRLSLRKMGCKAQGWPEVILKVFKVDVAADMETVHPQAFCHRCWTAAMRGGGFCSFGPTRVPEWRPHTSGCLLCFPKKPSAFQRKGRKRAKALRRAPALAKRVKREAQSAAAGVGGKRVLRALVDQQQQQQQPPHGPVSRSSRVKPGAQRALWVKNITLCQRDHLSSKLLPDDLPADFLRAVTCQVCDHLLSDPVQSPCRHLFCRGCILKYSRALGAQCPVCELPCPEPTELKGPPKAFLVVLQSLPLLCPREGCGELVRMDSFRAHCQGHLHQRQPDEDDLLGPDVDRDLDGYLPVNKGGRPRQHLLSLTRRAQKHRLKELKNQVRAFADKEEGGDTKSVCLTLFLLALRAGNEHKQADELEAMMQGRGYGLHPAVCLAIRVNTFLSCSQYHKMYRTVKATSGRQIFQPLHTLRAAEKELLPGFHPFEWQPALKAVSSSWDVGILDGLSGWMSSVEDVPADTIARRFRYDVALVSALKDLEEDLMEGLREQGLDDSSVTGFNVTIKESCDGMGDVSEKHGGGPPLPEKAVRFSFTIMSVSAQVEPEDDEPASSPVVIFHEMKPNSELSCKPLCLMFVDESDHETLTAILGPVVAERNAMKESRLILSLGGLPRSFRFHFRGTGYDEKMVREMEGLEASGSTYICTLCDSTRAEASHNMVLHTITRSHQENLERYELWRTNPFAESADELRDRVKGVSAKAFMETQPTLDALHCDIGNATEFYKIFQDEIGEMHARHGNSPPPGREERRRWRAALDKQLRKKLKLKPVMRMNGNYARRLMTAEAVEVVCQLVPSEDRRQLLHELVGLYLQMKPVWRSTWPARECPDQLCRYSFNSQRFAELLSTAFKYRYDGKITNYLHKTLAHVPEIVERDGSIGAWASEGNESGNKLFRRFRKMNARQSKTFELEDVLKHHWLYTSKYLQKFMEAHKNSAKALQATINPEEIVDDSDMLLEVPDF